The nucleotide window ACGCCCTTACCGCATGTCCTACGCGAGCGGTCCACGTTGCACGACGATTTACTCCGAGGGTAAGGTTTACGCGCTTGGTGCCGAAGGAGATTTCAATTGTCTGGATGCAAATACGGGTGAGGTGATTTGGAGTAAGAGTTTCCGCAGTGATTACGGAGCGGAAACACCACGCTGGGGACATGCTGCGCATCCGCTAGTCTACAATGATGTAGTTATCTGCATCGTGGGTGGAATCGGCAGCGTCGTGGTCGCATTTGACAAAGATACCGGGGAGCAACGCTGGCGAAAGTTGTCCGCTGATTCTCAGGGCTATTGTCCACCCTCTATCATTCATAGAGCAGGTGTAGACCAACTCATCATATGGCATCCAGAGGGATTGTTTAGTCTAAATCCGTTAAACGGGAATACCTATTGGTCTCATGATCTTCGACCCAAGCTGGGACTTTCAGTAGGTTCACCCCGAGTATCGGGTTCCCTCATGTATGTTTCCGGTCAAGGTGGTCCCGGTGCTCTATTGAAGTTATCAGATGACGTGCCGGGCGCGGAGGTGTTGTGGCTCGGTAATCCTGCAAATGCCCTTTATCCTTTGAACAACACTCCGGTATTTACCGAAAATGCCTTGTACGGAGTAGACCTGGAAGAGAGTGCGTTGATCGCGGTTGATCCGGTGGACGGTAGACGTATTTGGCAGACCCAGGAACCTGTTCTTGATCCGGAAGTTTTGGCGAACAGCAAAAATAAAATTCGCCACGGAACCGCATTTCTAATCCGCCAGGAAAAGAGTGACAGGTATTTTATCTTTACCGAAAACGGTGATCTGATTGTTGCCGAAGTATCCCCCGCCGGTTACCGTGAAATCGGACGTCAGAATGTTTTGGAACCTACAAACTTTAACGGAGGTCGCAAGGTGGTGTGGAGTCATCCGGCTTTCGCTGATAAAACCATGTTTGCGCGTAACGATAAAAAACTGATCGCGGGTGATCTGGATAAGAAAAGTTATCTGAAGTAGTCGTGATCCCTAACTCCGTTTTGATTTCTACAATGAAACATCTATCTCTACTTTTAATCTGTTTGGTTTCTCCCTCATTCTTGAAGTCTGCTGATTGGCCGAAATGGTTGGGGCCGACCGGAGATTCGGTCTATCATGAGCAGGGTGTCATTACCGCAATTCCTGACGGAGGACTTGTAACCCTGTGGGAGTATGAAGTGGGCCTTGGTTACACAGGCCCAGCCGTGGCGAATGGGAAAGTTTACCTTATGGATTATATCCGTAAAACGGGTGAAATAACCAACAACGCCGGTGCCGCCGACCAGATTAGTGGCGTTGAACGAATACTTTGTTTGAATGCGGAGACGGGCAGGCTGATCTGGAAATACGACTATGAATGTCCCTATAACATGTCCTACCCCAGCGGACCTCGATGTACTCCGACTGTGGTCGATGGAAAAGTCTATGCATTGGGAGCGGAGGGAAACCTTACCTGCCTGGATGCGGACTCTGGTAGGTTGATTTGGAGCAAGCATTTTCGAGCGGAATACGGAGCAGAAACGCCCATTTGGGGTCATTCAGCCCATCCAATGGTTCATAAAGATACGCTCTATTGTATCGTTGGTGGGGAGGGTAGTGTTGTGGTGGCTTTTAACAAAGATACGGGAAAGGAACTGTGGCGTGGTCTGTCTGCGGCCAAGCAGGGCTATTGTCCGCCCAGTATTATACATCATGGTGGCAAGGAGCAACTGATCGTTTGGCATCCTGAATCTGTAAATAGCCTGAACCCGCAAACGGGAGATCTCTACTGGTCGGAAGCATTGAATCCCGATTGGGGCGGCTCGATTCAAATACCCCGCAAACTAGGATCGCAGTTGTTTGTTGGTGGTCCCCAGGTAGCGGCTCTGTTTTTACTTAAGTCCGTGGGCGGCACCCCTGCAGTTGAAACGGTTTGGCAGGGCAATCCGAGAAATGCGGTTTATCCGGTAAACAGTGCGCCTATATTCACTAAGGATGCGATTTACGGAG belongs to Verrucomicrobiota bacterium and includes:
- a CDS encoding PQQ-binding-like beta-propeller repeat protein codes for the protein MKHLSLLLICLVSPSFLKSADWPKWLGPTGDSVYHEQGVITAIPDGGLVTLWEYEVGLGYTGPAVANGKVYLMDYIRKTGEITNNAGAADQISGVERILCLNAETGRLIWKYDYECPYNMSYPSGPRCTPTVVDGKVYALGAEGNLTCLDADSGRLIWSKHFRAEYGAETPIWGHSAHPMVHKDTLYCIVGGEGSVVVAFNKDTGKELWRGLSAAKQGYCPPSIIHHGGKEQLIVWHPESVNSLNPQTGDLYWSEALNPDWGGSIQIPRKLGSQLFVGGPQVAALFLLKSVGGTPAVETVWQGNPRNAVYPVNSAPIFTKDAIYGVDNGSSSLMAIKVEDGSRLWETNEPVVNDTVRRTRQGTAFLIRHRDTNLYYLLNESGDFIIAEISPQGYDEIGRVHVIEPTNSTNAGGARKVVWSHPAFAQKTMFARNDNKMIAIDLNKDNY
- a CDS encoding PQQ-like beta-propeller repeat protein, which codes for MKYLLSAFIVCLSFTFSFADDWASWLGPTGDSVYHEKGIITSIPAEGLKILWEAPVAMGYSGPSVADGRVFLMDYIQRDGEITNRASWSDEITGQERVVCLDQKTGKLLWTYAYERPYRMSYASGPRCTTIYSEGKVYALGAEGDFNCLDANTGEVIWSKSFRSDYGAETPRWGHAAHPLVYNDVVICIVGGIGSVVVAFDKDTGEQRWRKLSADSQGYCPPSIIHRAGVDQLIIWHPEGLFSLNPLNGNTYWSHDLRPKLGLSVGSPRVSGSLMYVSGQGGPGALLKLSDDVPGAEVLWLGNPANALYPLNNTPVFTENALYGVDLEESALIAVDPVDGRRIWQTQEPVLDPEVLANSKNKIRHGTAFLIRQEKSDRYFIFTENGDLIVAEVSPAGYREIGRQNVLEPTNFNGGRKVVWSHPAFADKTMFARNDKKLIAGDLDKKSYLK